GGGATGCTGCTTTGCCACGGATCTGTACCTGGGGAATATTCAAGGATAAAAAAACCAAAAAACAATTTATCCTCATGAATACTCACTTTGATCATGTCGGTGTCACTGCCCGTAAAGAAAGTGCAAAACTGATGATGGCCAAAGCCAAAGAATTTGCAGGAAACTTACCGCTCATTATTACCGGTGATTTTAATGTTTCGGAAACAGATGAAGCATATTTCACATTAGCAAACAGTGGGGTTGTTGCCGACAGCTACACCAAAATTGATAACAGATATGCTCCAAACTCAACTTTCAATGGTTTTGGCAAGAGCATTAAACCGGCAGAACGCATAGACCATATATTTATCACCCCTCAGTTTTCTGTTAAAAAATATGGAATTCTGACGGATACTTATGTTGGAAAATACCCTTCAGATCACTTCCCTGTCATGGTAGATCTGATACAGAATTAAGGTCTATTCTTTTACACAGACCCAATATACGGATTACTGACTCCTGCAACAGGAGTCAGTAATTTTTACTTCCTAAATACAGGTTGTTCCTTCAACCTGATACCATTCTCTACTTTATTTTTCCTACTTTTTCAATGGTAGATTAAACGCTACACGATTTTCGCAATCATACTGTTATCTTTGTAACAGATTTTTACGACATGAAAAAACACATTTACCTTACTCTCGCTATATCATTATTAGCCGGGTCACTGACACAAGAGGCTCATGCTCAGATTCTAAAAAAAGTAACAAAAAAAACAAATCAGCAACAACAAAAGGATACTTCTGCGAGCAAGGCAACATTGAGCAGTACGGAAATGAATTCCGGCCTTAAGCAGGCGTTGAGCAATGGTCTGACATCCAGTATAAATTCACTGTCAGCAAAAGATGGTTTTCTAGGTGATGCAGCTGTGAAAATTTTAATGCCTCCAGAAGCACAGAAAATCGAAAAAACACTGCGAAGTGTAGGTATGGGGAAATTATGTGATCAATTTATTTCCAGTCTTAATGGTGCTGCCGAAACAGCAGTCAAAGAAGCTGCTCCGGTATTTGCCAATTCTTTATCCAAAATGACTATTACAGATGCCTACAATATTCTTCTGAGTGGAAAACAGGATGCAGCTACTACATTTTTCAAAACAACGACAACCCCGGAGTTAACCTCCAAATTCAGCCCTATAGTAGAAGGAGCATTAGGAAAAAACAATGTAAGTACTTACTGGACGCAATTAACCTCAGCCTATAACTCTCTTCCTTTATCTCTGTCAAAAGTGAATACAGATCTGAATGCTTATGTCACGCAGAAAGCTATTGATGGTCTTTTTATTAAAGTAGCAGATCAGGAATTAAAAATCAGAAATAATTTGGGTGGTACACGTACTACTCCTCTGCTGCAGAAGGTTTTCGGGTGGGCTGATGACAAAAAATAAAAACACACAACACATACTGCTTTGTATAAAGTCAAAGCAGTATGTATTTATAATTGTATAGACTTAATACCCTTTCCCAGATAAGCTTCATACATCTCTGTCAGTTCCTGATATTTGAAGATGATTACCACACCTATTCCCATCAGCAAACCCTTTACAGTCAGGCTCAGCATAAAATAATCTGTGATCATAATATGGGTAGCCAACAGATAAGCGCCACTCATGATGAAAAATAATCCACAGATAATGATATACAGTTTAAAAAGAATCTGCATATTTTTACGGCCTCTTTTGAGCAAAAGACTCCATATTGGAATCAGCAGATAACTCAGCAATATTCCTAAGCCTGTTCTAAAGCAAATATCATTATCACTAAAAATCAGGAAGGCCTGCACAAGTAATAATATAACAAATGTGGTCTTATAAAACGGAAGAGCTTTGTTTTTCAAAATTTAAGATTTTACATAAAAGTAACTTAAAATAAGGCAATTACCAAATATAAATAGGAATACCCTTTAAAATTCGTCAATACCTTTATAGTTTCGTAATTTTGTGCTTATCATTTTTTTAAGCGTAAATTTTCACCATGAGTACATTTGATATCAATAGCATAACAGATTTTTCGGTCTCCGAAAGATTTCAGCGCTATGTACAGATCGACACCCAATCAGACGCCGAATCACCGAGCTGCCCTTCCACTGAAAAACAAAAAAACCTTGGTAATCTCCTTGTAAATGAGTTGCTGAGCCTTGGTATCACAGATGCGGCAATAGATGAAAATGGCTATGTATATGCTACAATTCCTTCAAACACAGATAAGGATGTTCCTAAGATCTGTTTTTGTTCACATATGGATACTTCTCCTGATTCATCCGGTAAAGATGTAAAGCCCCTGGTGCACAGCAATTATCAGGGTCAGGATCTGGTATTACCGGATGATCCCAACATTGTTATCAAATTTGATCAGCATCCGGATCTTGCCAATCAAATCGGCAATGATGTGATTACAGCAAGCGGAACAACTTTATTGGGAGCAGACGATAAAGCAGGGATCGCTGAGATCATGGATGCTGTACGTCTCTTCATGAATCATCCTGAAATCAAACACGGAGATATCAAGATCTTATTTACACCTGACGAAGAGATTGGCCGCGGGGTAGATAAAGCAGATCTCAAAAGACTGGGAGCTGACTATGCCTATACTATGGATGGTGAGCGTGCCGGAACAATTGAAGATGAAACATTCTCCGCAGATGGTGCTACAATAACAATTCAGGGTGTATCCGTGCATCCGGGATTTGCCAAAGGTAAAATGCAGAATGCTGTCAAAATTGCCGGAGCAATTATCGATGCGCTTCCGAAGGACAGACTTTCTCCTGAAAGCACAAGTAAAAAAGAAGGTTTTATACATCCAGCAGGTGTATCCGGAACAGTAGAAAAAGCGGTTATTCATTTTATCGTTCGCGACCATATCACCTCCAACCTCAAAAAACACGAAGACGAACTGGAGGCAATTGCAGAATCTGTCATTGCCCGATATCCGGGTACTACTTTCACAATGGAAGTAAAAGAACAGTACCGTAATATGAAAGAGGTGCTCGACCAGTATCCGCAGATTATGGAAATCGGCATGGAGGCTATCAAACGAGGTGGCATGACACCTGAAAGAAGAAGTATCCGCGGTGGTACTGACGGATCACGCTTATCGTTTATGGGACTTCCCTGCCCAAATGTATTTGCCGGAGGACATGCTTTTCATGGCAAACAGGAATGGGTATCTGTACAGGATATGCAGAAAGCGGTTATCACTATTCTGCATATTGCAGCACTGTGGGAAGAGAAGGCATAAATTCTAAAATATAATTTTTGACTATATACAATATGAGCAATAAGAACGAAGTAATCGAGGCAATACAAACACGCAGAGCAGTTTTTCAAGCCAATTTCACAGATCAGGAAGTAAGCCGTGAAGATATTCTGACGATATTGGAAGCTGCGAACGCTGCACCTACACATAAGAGAACACAACCATGGCGTTTTGTGATCTTCCGCAAGGAAGGATTACAACGTCTGGGTACAGAACTTTCCCGTATTTATAAGACGGTTACACCTGCAGAAAAATATCAGGAAAAAACAGAGATCACCATGGGCGAAAAAGCAACGACTTCCAATGTTGCTATAGCGCTTATTGTCAATTATACAGGCGAACTGCCTGAATGGGAAGAGTTGGCAGCAACATCATGTGCTATAGAAAATCTTTGGCTGGCGGCACATTCTCTTGGATTAGGCGGTTACTGGGCCAGCCCGGGATTAATCAATCACCTGGGAGGATTTTTAAATCTGGAAGAGAATCAGAAATGTATCGGTATCTTTTACCTGGGTCATCACCAAACAGAAAGCAGAGAGCCGATCCGTACACCAATATCAGAAAAGATCCGTTGGGAAGAATAATAAACAAGAAAGGATGAATCTGAGATTCATCCTTTCTTGTTTTATCTTGAAGGGTATATTGCTTTCCCATTTAGGGGCCTTTCCAATAATGTCTTTAAATTGTTTAGCAGTGCGTTTGCTGGTGTCCTCACCGGCAACACAGAAAAAAGAACCCCTCCCTAACCCTTCCGACGAGTCGGAACAGGTTCTCCTTAAAAATGAGAGGGAATTTGTTCTGCATTGAAATAAAACAGGTAATATTCATTATCTTTATGGATACACTATCCGGAGTGTGGCAGATTTACCTTCCCATTTAGGACCATTTTCCAGTAATGCCTTTGAGCTGTTTGCGATCTGATCATTATCAGCCTTTTCTATTCGGATGTTAAAGGGTTTGCCCTTTCCATCTATCTCAAAAGAAACAGTTACACTTCCACCCACTTCTAAATTGGGGTTATTTTTCTGTATATAATTATCCAGTTTTTTCCAGCCTCCTGCCGGTACAGCTTCTCCCCCACTCATGATAGGTTCGACTTCAATACTATATTCTCCTGCACTTAACTCTACATCTACTGTACGTGATTGCTTTTGAACCATATAATTCTTCATCCACAAGAAGACCAGTGATACCACGAACAATACAGCTGCCGCAGAAGCAATAGAAAGTCTCTGCCAACCGAAAAAACGAACTCCTTTTTCCTGATGTTGCTCCGCCACCCGCTTATTCAGTCGTTGTTGCAACAGACTCAGCTTTCCGATATCTACCTTATTCTGCATACGGTATCCATCGATCGCATCCTGCAGGAACGGATCTTCCAGTGCTTCACGTTCCAGTTGAAACATCTCATCCTTGCTCATCAAACCATTGATGTAGTTGTGAATACGTGATAGTTGATAATTATTTTCCATTTTACTTCTTCTCCATACATATTTTAAGGTTGCGTTTTCCATTCTGAATGTAGCTTTTCACCTTATTCATATCATACCCGGTTTCTTCTACGATATCCTTATAACACTTTTGTTCCAGATAAAATAACCGTACACAACGCTCCTGCTCCGGATTAAGGGTTAACATACAGCTTTCCAGTTTTTCAAAATGTGCTTCATCCCATAACTGGTCAGAACTGTTATCTAACAAATGTTCACTCTCTGCGAGATGATCCTCAATGTCCACCTGCTGCACACGTTTATCTTTACGAAGTTGCATCAGGCAATAGTTCCGTGAAAACGTGTATAACCAGCTTTTGAAGTTATCCACCTGATGAATTCTCAATTTATCAATCAGCTCTTCAAATATTTGCATCACTGCATCCTGACTACGATCTGCATCATTCAGGTATTTAAAGCAAACACCATATAAAAGCGACATATAAGGAGCATATAACTTGCCCAATACATCCAGTTCACCGCTGGCACGATATTGTTGTAAAAGTTCCCTTTCTGTCATAAATAAATTATTCCTTCACTGATATTGATGCTTTAAGTTACATTTTTCCATATAAAAAATGGAAAAATAACAGATTACTAATCCTGATTTACCGGAATAACACTAAAGCAATTAAGAGTGTAACTATAACATTGAAAGTCTGTGCAATCAGAAATGCGTAAAGTGGTTTTTTATTATCCTGTTTAAAAAGATCTTTAAAGTTGGTTTCTAAACCTATAGAGGTAAAAGCCAGAGCAAACCATAATCCCTGAAGACTTTTTAAACTTCCTTTTACAGCATCCACTTTTTCCGGTGAGATGACAAAAGAGAAAAGTAAGGATGCAAAAATAAAACCGATTACAAATTTGGGAAATCTCTCCCAAATAACTTTTAAAGTAGGCTTTTCCTGTTTTGTCTCTTCATTGACTGATTTGGAATAGCTCCAGTAAATACTGATTGCAAAAGCAGCAATCCCCAGCAATACATTCTGTGAAAACTTAACGATGGTACTTATTTTCAAAGCTTCCTCTCCGACCAGTGATCCGGATGCAACCACAGCACCCGTCGTATCGATACTTCCGCCAAGCCATGCTCCGGTTACTTCCTGTGAAAGTCCCATCCAGCTGGCCATATAGGGCATAAAAATCATCATCGGTATAGCCGTGATCAATACTAATGAGATGACATAAGATAGTTTCTTACTGTCTCCTTTAATCGCTCCGGATGTGGCAATCGCTGCTGAAACACCACAAATAGAAACGGCACTGGAGATCATCAGAGACATTTCATTATCTATTTTTAACTTTTTACACAACCAAAACGCAAAGTACCACACGGAAAGAACAACAACAAGAGCCTGTATTAATCCCAAAGAGCCTGCTTTGAGGATATCACCAAAGATGACAGTAGTTCCCAGCAATACCAGGCCTATCTTCACATACAACTCTGTGCTTAATGCTTCTTTAAACCACTGCGGTAACTTAAAGAAATTACTGATCACCAGCCCTATCACTAAACTAAAGATGACGGCTTCCAGATTATAATCCTTGACAACAGCATTACCTGCAGCAATTAGCGCGAATACAGTCAATACAAATACAACGGGAAATACAGTTAACAATGCTTTTAAAGGTTTAGACAGTAATACTGCTCCAACAATTGCAGTTCCGTAAACAGCGGCAAACTGAAATATTATGGCCATAATATTTTCAGAATTCAGGACATTATGCTGAAGGGATGGCAGGTCTGACCAGGAAAATTTCGGAGTTGGAATAATAATCCCTGATAATGCTAAAGCAATGATTCCCAGGCCTAAAATAACCACTACCCAGTCTTCTGAAAATTGAATTTTTTGATTGTCCATAATTTTGAGGTTGATTAATTTGTGACCGGCAGATTGATGAATAGATACTGCCGAATCTAAAAATAACGAATCACAAAAGTAATCTTTTTTACAGTAGACGCAAAGTTACCTGTATGCTCTTTCGCATTTATTAAAGTATGTAAACAGGAAGTTACAATTCATTTAAACTTATGTTACCATTCCTTTGGAAGGATAATCAAATCAAAACTCAACAGCCTTTAACGAAGCAGGATAGTTCAGGTCAGTCATCTCACAATTAATGGTAAGATTTGTAAAAGAGTCTCCTTTCTACCGGGATATCTCTGAAAATTAACCAATTGTAAAACTCAAACATCTGATATGAAAAGAAAGTATATTCTTTGCATGTTGTTCTGTCTGCTATTTTCGCTCGAAAACATACAGAACAGTTTAGCACAAACATTAGCATTTCCCGGAGCAGAAGGTTTCGGCCGATATGCTACTGGAGCACGGGGATACAGTTCCCGATCGGTATATTTTGTAACCAATCTTAATGACAGTGGTCCCGGCTCCTTCAGAGATGCCGTAAGTCAACCCGGCAGATTTATCATCTTCAAAGTTAGCGGCATCATCACCCTCAGCAGCAAAATTCAGGTTGCAGCCAACACCACCATTGCAGGCCAGACCGCTCCCGGTGATGGAGTAGTATTGTACGGCCGTGGCGTTTCATTTAGCGGAGCATCCAATACGATTAGCCGTCATCTTCGTATACGATTGGGGGTGAATGGAGGAGCCGGAAAAAATGATGACGCCTCCGGTATTGCAAACGGAACGAATATTATACTTGATCATATGTCCTTTTCCTGGGGGCTGGATGAAGTGTTTTCGATCAACTGGGATAATAAAGGCAGTGAACCGGATAACATTACCATACAAAACTCTATTATCGGACAGGGACTGCACCGGCACAATCATTCTGCAGGCGGACTGATTCAGACAGGTGGAAAAATCAGTATTCTGAAATCGCTCTATATGAGTAACAAAACCAGAAATCCTAAAGTAAAAGGCATAAATGAGTTTGTCAACAATGTTGTTTACAATTTTGGTAATGCGAACACAACTTATGCCGATCACAGTATCTCGGCAGATGCTTATATCCTTGGGGGAGAATCTTCCGGAGAATCCAATGTAACCCTGTTAAACAATTACTTTATTGCCGGTCCGGCAACTCCACAATCTAAATCAACCCCATTTTCCAGAGGAAACGGTAATTTCAACCTGTATCAACGTGGCAACTACTATGACCGCAATTATGATGGTGTACTGAATGGCACGGAGATACAAGCCAACAGCACCTGGTATCCTGGAATTGAACCTGAAAATTTTAAAAATGCAGCGGATTATTCCAGCTACCCAACCATAGCACCCGGGATGTCTGCCTCCGAAGCTTATCAATGGATCATCTCAAACGTGGGTGCCACCTTCCCCAATCGGGATCAGGTAGATGCAGGTATGATCGCAGACCTGATGAGTATCGGAAAATCAGGACAATACATGTACCGTGAAACAGATAACGGATTAAGCAACGGAGGTTTGGGAGACTTTTACCCTTCCCAGCTTTCTGCAGACACGGATAATGACGGGATTCCGGACGAATGGGAAGAAAGGCTGGGGCTCAATAAGAATGATCCCTCAGATGCTTTAAAGGAAAGCAATGCTCATGCTCCCTATCTTAATATTGAGGTATATATCAATATGCTCACAGATGAGCAGCCCACTGATTTCGTAAAGCCTCCAAAAAACATAAAAGCAACAAGTCTCTCTTACGATGAAACACCCGCACGAAGTGTCGTTACTCTATCCTGGGAGAATAATTCGACTGACGTAAAAACCCGGATTGAAAGATCTGCTGATGCGACACAATGGACTCTGGTGACTACCACAGACATCAATAAAACAACTTTTACCGAGGATAACCTCAAGCCTAACACCCTTTACTACTATCGGTTAAAATCAATTCACGATCAGGAAGAATCAGTATTCAGCACGGCTTTATCTCACCGTACAACAGCCATACCTACTGCTCCTGTTCCTGCTGCGCAACCTTCTCCGGCTCATTTATATAACCATGTTATTCTGAATGAAAGTGCTATAACTCTTTCCTGGGCAGGAAGTAGCAATACTAAAACTTACGCAGTGTATTTCGGAAAAGATGCCGGTAATCTTGTCTTAAAACAGGAAA
The Sphingobacterium spiritivorum genome window above contains:
- a CDS encoding endonuclease/exonuclease/phosphatase family protein; its protein translation is MRKTIITTVLVALVSTLTYAQQFRIATYNIRQKNTHDIGNMWDERKEALTNLIKFHQFEIFGTQEGFNDQLADMERLLPGFKYIGVGRDDGAEQGEYSAIFYDTKRFEVSKSGTFWLSATDISKPNKGWDAALPRICTWGIFKDKKTKKQFILMNTHFDHVGVTARKESAKLMMAKAKEFAGNLPLIITGDFNVSETDEAYFTLANSGVVADSYTKIDNRYAPNSTFNGFGKSIKPAERIDHIFITPQFSVKKYGILTDTYVGKYPSDHFPVMVDLIQN
- a CDS encoding DUF4197 domain-containing protein produces the protein MKKHIYLTLAISLLAGSLTQEAHAQILKKVTKKTNQQQQKDTSASKATLSSTEMNSGLKQALSNGLTSSINSLSAKDGFLGDAAVKILMPPEAQKIEKTLRSVGMGKLCDQFISSLNGAAETAVKEAAPVFANSLSKMTITDAYNILLSGKQDAATTFFKTTTTPELTSKFSPIVEGALGKNNVSTYWTQLTSAYNSLPLSLSKVNTDLNAYVTQKAIDGLFIKVADQELKIRNNLGGTRTTPLLQKVFGWADDKK
- the pepT gene encoding peptidase T, translated to MSTFDINSITDFSVSERFQRYVQIDTQSDAESPSCPSTEKQKNLGNLLVNELLSLGITDAAIDENGYVYATIPSNTDKDVPKICFCSHMDTSPDSSGKDVKPLVHSNYQGQDLVLPDDPNIVIKFDQHPDLANQIGNDVITASGTTLLGADDKAGIAEIMDAVRLFMNHPEIKHGDIKILFTPDEEIGRGVDKADLKRLGADYAYTMDGERAGTIEDETFSADGATITIQGVSVHPGFAKGKMQNAVKIAGAIIDALPKDRLSPESTSKKEGFIHPAGVSGTVEKAVIHFIVRDHITSNLKKHEDELEAIAESVIARYPGTTFTMEVKEQYRNMKEVLDQYPQIMEIGMEAIKRGGMTPERRSIRGGTDGSRLSFMGLPCPNVFAGGHAFHGKQEWVSVQDMQKAVITILHIAALWEEKA
- a CDS encoding nitroreductase — protein: MSNKNEVIEAIQTRRAVFQANFTDQEVSREDILTILEAANAAPTHKRTQPWRFVIFRKEGLQRLGTELSRIYKTVTPAEKYQEKTEITMGEKATTSNVAIALIVNYTGELPEWEELAATSCAIENLWLAAHSLGLGGYWASPGLINHLGGFLNLEENQKCIGIFYLGHHQTESREPIRTPISEKIRWEE
- a CDS encoding RNA polymerase sigma factor, producing MTERELLQQYRASGELDVLGKLYAPYMSLLYGVCFKYLNDADRSQDAVMQIFEELIDKLRIHQVDNFKSWLYTFSRNYCLMQLRKDKRVQQVDIEDHLAESEHLLDNSSDQLWDEAHFEKLESCMLTLNPEQERCVRLFYLEQKCYKDIVEETGYDMNKVKSYIQNGKRNLKICMEKK
- a CDS encoding YeiH family protein, with amino-acid sequence MDNQKIQFSEDWVVVILGLGIIALALSGIIIPTPKFSWSDLPSLQHNVLNSENIMAIIFQFAAVYGTAIVGAVLLSKPLKALLTVFPVVFVLTVFALIAAGNAVVKDYNLEAVIFSLVIGLVISNFFKLPQWFKEALSTELYVKIGLVLLGTTVIFGDILKAGSLGLIQALVVVLSVWYFAFWLCKKLKIDNEMSLMISSAVSICGVSAAIATSGAIKGDSKKLSYVISLVLITAIPMMIFMPYMASWMGLSQEVTGAWLGGSIDTTGAVVASGSLVGEEALKISTIVKFSQNVLLGIAAFAISIYWSYSKSVNEETKQEKPTLKVIWERFPKFVIGFIFASLLFSFVISPEKVDAVKGSLKSLQGLWFALAFTSIGLETNFKDLFKQDNKKPLYAFLIAQTFNVIVTLLIALVLFR